From Pagrus major chromosome 9, Pma_NU_1.0, the proteins below share one genomic window:
- the nyx gene encoding nyctalopin, whose protein sequence is MTVITFTVSMLCLLPQAVLARWACVRACPASCSCTQEKSCSVLCDRSGLAELPKEFPCEASAINLEKNRLKFLSERAFGTLPSLKSLSLDHNNISFITPGAFKGLSNLVDLKMAHNEYISYLHTRTFTGLKKLVRLDLSDCNLFNIPDRIFIEQTALKELLCFQNNFRRIPGAIRGMENLTHIYLERNKIEAVAYNSLLGLGSLKYLNLQENRINVIHDQSFQDLVRLENFYLNDNLLSDLPRNAFKGLSRLTMLNLGGNQLTNVSKTWFSDLVELEVLYLDRNQVLYIEEGTFENLTSLITLHLNSNNLTTLPFPVFQPIYFLGRLYLFRNPWECDCSLEWLKEWMENYKLVRDIPCASPSSVTGLDLSEVNFAKVNGTCVDPAELNLTTASSEIISTTENRFNSLISKLLQQELREEMGNSTESLRNGTLLEPEDGQLSAGVRGQWAMANQSLLCILIVWLVIGLIGQSDDNFCLSCT, encoded by the exons TCTCTATGCTGTGCCTGCTGCCTCAGGCGGTGCTGGCACGGTGGGCATGTGTTCGGGCCTGTCCAGCATCCTGCTCCTGCACACAGGAGAAGAGTTGCAGCGTCTTGTGCGACCGCTCTGGCCTGGCTGAGCTGCCAAAAGAGTTTCCCTGCGAGGCCTCTGCCATCAACCTGGAAAAGAACAGACTCAAGTTCTTGTCAGAGAGGGCCTTCGGCACCCTGCCCTCCctcaagtctctctctctggaccACAACAACATCTCCTTCATTACTCCTGGAGCCTTCAAG GGCCTCTCCAACTTAGTGGACCTGAAAATGGCGCACAACGAGTATATTAGTTATCTTCACACACGAACGTTCACAGGACTGAAGAAGCTGGTGCGCCTGGACTTGTCGGACTGTAACCTCTTCAACATCCCTGACCGCATCTTCATAGAGCAAACAGCGCTCAAGGAGCTGCTCTGCTTCCAAAACAACTTCAGGAGAATCCCTGGAGCCATCAGAGGCATGGAGAACCTGACTCACATTTATCTGGAGAGGAACAAGATAGAGGCGGTGGCCTACAACTCCCTGCTGGGCCTGGGTAGTCTCAA GTACCTGAACCTTCAGGAGAACCGCATCAACGTGATCCATGATCAGTCCTTCCAGGACCTTGTGCGGCTGGAGAACTTCTACCTCAATGACAACTTGCTGTCTGATCTGCCCCGGAATGCCTTCAAGGGGCTCAGCCGCCTAACGATGCTCAACCTTGGGGGTAACCAGTTGACCAATGTGTCCAAGACCTGGTTTAGTGACCTGGTGGAGCTGGAGGTCCTGTATCTGGACAGAAACCAGGTGCTATACATCGAGGAAGGCACTTTTGAGAACCTGACCAGCCTGATCACGCTCCACTTGAACAGCAACAACCTCACCACCCTCCCCTTCCCTGTTTTCCAGCCCATCTACTTCCTCGGTCGCCTCTACCTCTTCCGAAACCCTTGGGAATGTGACTGCTCCCTTGAGTGGCTGAAAGAGTGGATGGAAAACTACAAGCTGGTGCGGGACATCCCCTGTGCCTCACCTTCATCTGTCACAGGGCTAGATCTCAGTGAGGTGAACTTTGCTAAGGTGAACGGCACGTGTGTAGACCCTGCAGAGCTGAACCTGACCACAGCCTCCTCTGAGATCATCTCCACCACAGAGAACCGCTTCAACAGCCTCATTTCCAAGTTGCTCCAGCAGGAGCTCCGAGAGGAAATGGGGAACAGTACAGAGAGCCTCCGCAATGGGACCCTGCTGGAGCCAGAGGATGGGCAGCTCTCTGCAGGGGTCAGAGGGCAATGGGCCATGGCAAACCAATCACTTCTCTGTATCCTTATAGTGTGGCTCGTCATTGGTCTGATTGGCCAGTCAGATGAtaatttctgtctctcttgcaCATGA